The genomic stretch tttgtataataaaatgagatatacatatatatatatatatatgtgatacgTATGGTTATAACGATTTGTGAATATAacattatatcatattattattatttatttttatgatgaaAAGATGACGagtatgaaaaaattaagaatatttgttattattcttaaatatatgttttatatatttattaatgtataattaataatcttaatttttatcatcatgaTTATTTGAGGCATTTgactgaaaaaaaaataaatataataaaaatgatatattttttcttctttttttttttttttttttcttttttttcctttttttgtgtatgtgtgtgtacatataattaattatattattaagtatatatatatatatatatatatatatatatatatatatatattgatatgtatattttttttctttttcttttttttcgtaTAGTCAAGAAATTTGGATGTTAGTAAACTAAGATTAATTCATGTTATGGTAAACAAAGCTCGACCAGGTAGAAGAAGAACATACAAGGCACATGGTAGAATTAATCCTTTTATGTCATCACCTTgtcatatacaaataattgcAAGAGAAATTAACAAACCAGCCAAAAAATCTCTTTTATCAAATGCtgagaaacaaaaaaaattaccttTCAAAGTTaccttaaaaaaattaattaaattaaatatatccaACCAAAATAGACTTAAAAACAAAAGCGTTAAAAAACAACAAACAGttcaataaattatataatcatacatatatatatatatatatatatatatatatatttatttagttttatatatctatgtgtttaattttttttttttttttttttttttttctttccaaaaaaattaataaaataaattattttatgtaagaccattaattaattaataaaataatataaaaataaaaataaaaattattattatacttatttattatatatatatatatatatatatataatacatcacgttgttgttattattattattaaatgtcTTAATATGAAAAACATAGTTGTGTTTTATTTGCAAAATATGATTTAATGTATTTCTAATGTTAAAAGtaacaaatgaaaaataaacaaaatgcaAATATGAtttgttaataaaattaaccATCTTGTTATATACAATATTCTTTGGTGTAggtatttttcttttattatttaaagaaataaaaattgttaCTGCATACATAACACACATATTCAAAACAcattacatttttaaaaatttataaaaatattgaataCCTCCATTAGGTACTTGTACATAAAAGTTTTGATTGACACACTTATTGTATtgaaaaattcaaaaaaatatttttcaaaaataaaaataaaaatatgtatatataaatatataataattatagcaAGTGTTCAGGTAGCTTTGTTTtccttattataatatataactcatgacaaaaatatatatatatatatatatatatatgtatatatttttatggatataattaatatactcaaaaaaaaaaaaaaacaatttttacattcaaaagaaaaattttaaaaaataaaacatgaaTAGTAAAAATGtgtcttattatataaatagtaaCGGCAATGTAGAAAAAAATCCTTtctatatatacaaaataacgatcaaaaaaaaaaaattttcttttaaatattttgtaaaatatatatatatattttttttttatcttcttttaattttgcAATCGGTGTTTTATTGTACATCCTATATTATACACATCAATCATACATGCTacaaatgtataatatatatatatatatacagatTTTTTTCCCAAATCCATATtaacaaaatttttaattttttttttttttttatatgaatggaagcatatatataatatggttactataaaattaaaaatatatatatgtgtgtacatttttgtatttattaatgtctcaaataattttttataacaattGTATTTTAATTTGAAAAACGAATTGTAACATGCGTTGcaagttataaaaaaatttcacttttaaaatataaataagaaaaatataatatatatatttttattacttataccttataaaatacatgtttatataaataagtatatattttttgtatataagtATGtataggaatatatatatttatacatgtatatatttttaaatatatgtacagaTAAATAtctgtaaatatatatatgtataaatatatttttataaaattttcacGTTATATATAGGCAAATTAATTGCTGTCGAATATtttaacaatttttttttttttgtgtatgcTAAAATGTTTTCTTattaaacaataatatatttatattaattttttttttttttctgtcgataagttttttttgttattcttGTTTGAAATTAttctcaaaaaaaataaaaaacataatacatacataaatatatatatatatatatatatattttattttgtgaaGTTTTTCTACTAAGCTAGTcggtctttttttttttttttttttttttttttttttttttttgatatatttctaaaaaaattattatttttatatttcatttaaaaaaataaataaaatgaatgtcATATTAAGTATAGACCAAAGTACACAATCAACCAAAGTGTTTTTCTATgatgaagaattaaatattGTTCATTCGAATAATTTAAATCATGAACAAAAATGTTTGAAACCTGGTTGGTATGAACATGATCCAATAGAGATTATGACCaacttatataatttaatgaaTGAAGGAATAAAAGtgttaaaagataaatatacatctgttataataaaatgtataggTATTACTAACCAAAGAGAAACTGTAATTATATGGGATAGAATAACAGGAAAACCTTTATACAATGCTATAGTTTGGCTAGATACACGTGTAGAAGAACTTGTTACGGAATTTTCTgcgaaatataataataatgatattcaGAAAAAAACAGGAACTTActttaatacatattttagtgcttttaaaatattgtgGTTAATTCAAAACAATCCAGAAATCAAACAAAAAATTGATGATGGTACTGCAGTTATAggaaatattaatacatggcttatttttaatttaactAAAGGGAATTGTTATACAGATGTTACCAATGCTTCAAGAACTTTATTAATGGATATTAATACATTACAATGGGATGAAAAGAtgtgtaaaatatttaatattactaaTATGTCTGTTTTACCtgaaataaaaagtaattgTTCTAATTTTGGTTTAGTTAAGTCAGAACATGTTCCGGACTATTTAAATATTCCTATTACTGGATGTATTGGAGATCAACAAAGTGCATGCATTGGTCAAGCTATCTTCGACGAAGGTGAAGCGAAATGTACATATGGTACAGGTGTATTCCTTCTAATTAATACAGGAGAAAAAGTTGTATATTCCACATGCGGTTTAATTACTActatatgttataaatttaatgataatgataaaccTAAATATGCTCTTGAAGGTTCGATAGGTACTGCCGGATCTGGAGTTTCATGGCTTCTTAAAAACAAACTAATTGATGATCCAAGTGAAGCTAGCGATATTATGGAAAAATGTGAAAATACAACTGGAGTCATTTTTGTACCAGCTTTCAGTGGATTATATGCACCCAGATGGAGATCTGATGCACGTGCATCCATATATGGAATGACTTTTAATACGGAAAGAAGCCATATTGTAAGAGCACTATTAGAAGGTATAGCTTTTCAGTTAAATGAAATTGTGGACTCCTTAACATCGGATATGGGTATTGAAATGTTACATGTCTTACGATGTGATGGAGGCATGACAAAAAATAAACCTTTTATGCAATTTAACTcagatattattaatacaaaaattgaagtttcaaaatataaagaagtAACTTCTCTTGGTGCTGCAGTTCTAGCTGGATTAGAAGTTAAAATATGGGACAGTCTAGATTCTGTTAAAAGTTTATTAAGGAGAAGTGACGCTGTTTTTCATTCTAAAATggatgataaaaaaagaaaaaaaaaaacttccGAATGGAATAAAGCTGTCGAAAGGACATTAATAcagttataattttatatatattattcggttattaattgtttattcaaaaatgtatataaaaatttatacatttttttaagaaaaaaaaaaaaaaaaaaaaaaaatatatataaatatatatatatatatatatatatatatatatataatattttaacattttcattatttgtaAAATCCTTATAAATACAACATGATTTGTTTTGgttattaatttgttttaattttacatTATATTGACTAAttcgttatatatatatatatatatatatatatatattatgcctattgaaaaaaaacttgaaataaatataaagatgaaATTACaactataaataaaattatattataatccaTTTAAATAACTTAAAAATTAATGgttgtaaaatatttaaatctaTAAAATTAGGATGTGTAATAGTTTTATAATTCTTTCtattcattataatatttctgttaaaatgatatatatattttttttaatttattattttcattaaatagGAAAATGTTTGATACAAAGCgaaaaggataaaaaatataaaaattacatatataaaaatattctatatattttacgaatatatatataaatatattttcctatatatatctaaaattatttatagattcatttttatccttACAACagtttattgtatatatatatatatatatatatatatattaatcttttttttgaGTCAATATATAgtttatatgatttttttttttttttttattaaactaTTTAtgagtatattttataatttggtATTTGTccttcaatatatttttcaagaGAAAATAAAGTGTAtacctatatattatattttataaatatatatacagtaATTATTTTAGAGTGCATagttttttaataaattaattttatttattttttatatttttatattttttattttggttGAAGAACTGTgtgtaataattttaatgaagATTAATAGATATGAAATATACATGCTATGAGGAAAACATATATTGAAATATtgtagaatatataaatatatatatattatgttcttttaatataaaagaataacaacatcttattatttatacattgacaggaaatttattttcttaaataaaatcaaaaaaaaaaaaaaatttattaattatattccTTTATGCATTATTCTTTCAAAcactaaaaaataaatgtatatatcaatatataatatatatatgatatatattatatatgtgttgcATAAAAACAGtgtttaattaaattaacaCCGGTAAAAatcttataaatttttaaaattcttatattaatatatatatatagtatatatgtattatgttAGAAATGTTGATCATGTATTCAGAGTTATTTacctattatttata from Plasmodium falciparum 3D7 genome assembly, chromosome: 13 encodes the following:
- a CDS encoding glycerol kinase encodes the protein MNVILSIDQSTQSTKVFFYDEELNIVHSNNLNHEQKCLKPGWYEHDPIEIMTNLYNLMNEGIKVLKDKYTSVIIKCIGITNQRETVIIWDRITGKPLYNAIVWLDTRVEELVTEFSAKYNNNDIQKKTGTYFNTYFSAFKILWLIQNNPEIKQKIDDGTAVIGNINTWLIFNLTKGNCYTDVTNASRTLLMDINTLQWDEKMCKIFNITNMSVLPEIKSNCSNFGLVKSEHVPDYLNIPITGCIGDQQSACIGQAIFDEGEAKCTYGTGVFLLINTGEKVVYSTCGLITTICYKFNDNDKPKYALEGSIGTAGSGVSWLLKNKLIDDPSEASDIMEKCENTTGVIFVPAFSGLYAPRWRSDARASIYGMTFNTERSHIVRALLEGIAFQLNEIVDSLTSDMGIEMLHVLRCDGGMTKNKPFMQFNSDIINTKIEVSKYKEVTSLGAAVLAGLEVKIWDSLDSVKSLLRRSDAVFHSKMDDKKRKKKTSEWNKAVERTLIQL